The Athene noctua chromosome 33, bAthNoc1.hap1.1, whole genome shotgun sequence genome contains a region encoding:
- the ARHGEF1 gene encoding rho guanine nucleotide exchange factor 1 isoform X4 yields the protein MRPGAPNPPPRGAALGGAVSGTPPRAGAAGGRGVPGTPPPAPDGGGGLGLAPPAGSAATGRAATGRGFLLPGPARPGETPFRRGGGHPEETGPPPLPPRSLGAAPPARRGRGGACHISCPAGSRSPARKQDGGSMEPEEALNGSPAAGARGAGASGVAIIGAEDEDFENDIEPNPDDQNSLFQSLELVRQHPAYLMAFLQHVVLQFDSCPVLCYLHVDMLRRMNPKEGKKQFLEFCHMFLDKAGLLRVPVPHQVQFELDRTRPELLADEVQRRYLQEIQAFQESEICRQLEDFRSKRLMGMTPGEQELAELESYRTRDQGIREAKEKQLAELLLARLEEMHLTISSDEEKSSAIFGAIVTYMKYLGVKTKLGDGKKSKSNFFRKKISGRKADDLQAKARKGFSLPGAALWGRDAHNADFRQNKVPENEADKGLHPEKKGPKAGERMDGGAVRPRGGAAGTPDPPGTAATTTNPPPGEGTEGDPGSDPPGPSELGDPPPRGLCPPEPPAGEQHPPEEGPESERRRIRLPGRLGRSESLRLAERKRSRRAARGTRSDVDLRAAAPPEQGTAPPPRQRPTLEPGGPGGGEPPQSFLPPQSEETEPRVAELELEPPAWRQLAPPHALLRLKKSEVKRQEVINELFLTEHAHVRMLRVLLEVFYQPMLREAFFDEQELSNIFPSLEDLVEVHTVFLDSLKKLREESSYVITEIGDVLLARFEGTEGSWFQKISARFCSRQSFALEQLKAKQRKDTRFSQFIQEAESQPRCRRLQLKDIIPTEMQRLTKYPLLLHNITKCTEAAGERAKVEQAAECCRQILNHVNQEVRDMENLMKLKDYQRRLDLSNLKQSTDPLLSEFKNTDITKRNLVHEGPLTWRVTRDKAVDVHVLLLDDLLVLLQRQEERLVLRCHSRTITPAPDGKQMLSPIIKLSSAMTREVATDHKAFYVIISWENGAQIYELVAQTVSERKNWCAMISETAGSLKLPGSHRAKTSRGGQSPHSPIYYREPLLSSSENGGSLKEPLPLDVSALKQLLPPPPPGEGDGAAAPPEDTWGRPGPAPPDEERRDAGDGAESESEGRGQRPEGGAAGGPPNGPRPPPWGSRPAEAGGAPPALALPPLALPPPQAAWLGEELQGLEETLQRLKEIEEQFWQLQHLLAKRSSCLFT from the exons ATGCGCCCCGGCGCCCCGAAcccgcccccccggggggccGCGCTGGGCGGGGCCGTGTCGGGGACCCCGCCCCgagccggggctgccgggggtaGGGGGgtcccggggacccccccccccgccccggacgGGGGGGGCGGGCTCGGCCTCGCTCCTCCCGCAGGAAGCGCCGCGACGGGGCGGGCGGCGACGGGCCGCGGGTTCctgctgcccggcccggcccg CCCGGGGGAGACGCCTttccgccgggggggggggcaccccgaaGAGACGggccccccgccgctgcccccccgctccctgggggccgccccccccgctcgccggggccgggggggggcttgCCACATTTCCTGCCCTGCCGGGAGCCGGTCGCCAGCTCGGAAGCAG gACGGGGGCAGCATGGAGCCCGAGGAGGCCTTGAACGGG AGCCCGGCGGCGGGcgcccgcggggccggcgccTCGGGGGTGGCCATCATCGGGGCCGAGGACGAGGACTTCGAGAACGACATCGAGccg AACCCGGACGACCAGAACAGCCTGTTCCAGAGCCTGGAGCTGGTGCGGCAGCACCCGGCCTATCTCATGGCCTTCCTGCAGCACGTTGTTCTCCAGTTCGACTCCTGCCCCGTG ctctgctaCCTGCACGTGGACATGCTGCGCAGGATGAACCCCAAAGAGGGCAAGAAGCAGTTCCTGGAGTTCTGCCACATGTTCCTGGACAAGGCGGGG CTGCTGCGGGTACCCGTCCCCCACCAGGTGCAGTTCGAGCTGG ACCGGACACGTCCCGAGCTGCTGGCGGACGAGGTGCAGCGACGGTACCTGCAGGAGATCCAGGCCTTCCAGGAGTCCGAGATCTGCCGGCAGCTGGAGGACTTCAG GTCGAAGCGGCTGATGGGGATGACGCCGGGCGAGCAGGAGCTGGCGGAGCTGGAGTCCTACCGCACGCGGGACCAGGGCATCCGCGAGGCCAAGGAGAAGCAGCTggcggagctgctgctggcgcgGCTGGAGGAGATGCA CCTCACCATCTCTTCCGACGAGGAGAAGAG ctccgccATTTTCGGCGCCATCGTCACCTACATGAAGTACCTGGGGGTTAAAACCAAACTGGGAGACGGCAAGAAATCCAAATCCAACTTCTTCCGCAAAAAG ATTTCAGGCAGGAAGGCCGATGACCTGCAGGCCAAGGCGCGGAAGGGCTTCAGCCTGCCGGGGGCCGCCCTCTGGGGCCGGGACGCCCACA ATGCGGATTTCAGGCAAAACAAAGTCCCTGAGAATGAAG ccGACAAGGGGCTGCACCCCGAGAAGAAGGGCCCAAAGGCCGGCGAGAGGATGGACGGGGGGGCAGTGCGGCCCagggggggggcagccgggacccccgacccccccggcacagccgccaccaccaccaaccCCCCGCCGGGGGAGGGCACAGAGGGCGATccag GCTCGGACCCCCCGGGCCCCTCGGagctgggggacccccccccgcggggtctctgcccccccgagccccctgcCGGCGAGCAGCACCCTCCGGAGGAGGGGCCCGAGAGCGAGAG AAGGCGGATCAG GCTGCCGGGGCGGTTGGGGCGCTCAGAGAGCCTGCGCCTGGCCGAGCGGAAGCGCTCCCGACGCGCCGCACGGGGCACCCGCAGCGACGTCGACCTgcgggcggccgcccccccggaGCAGGgcaccgcgccccccccccgccagcgacCCAC CCTggagccgggggggccgggggggggcgagCCCCCGCAGTCCTTTCTGCCTCCCCAGTCTGAGGAGACTGAGCCGCGCGTGgcggagctggagctggagccgCCGGCCTGGCGGCAGCTCGCCCCCCCCCACGCCCTCCTCAGGCTGAAGAAGAGCGAAGTCAAGCGGCAAGAAGTCATCAACG AGCTGTTCCTGACGGAGCACGCCCATGTGCGCATGCTGCGCGTCCTGCTCGAGGTGTTCTACCAGCCCATGCTGCGCGAGGCCTTCTTTGACGAGCAGGAGCTCTCCAACATCTTCCCCAGCCTGGAGGACCTGGTGGAGGTGCACA CCGTTTTCCTCGACAGCCTGAAGAAGCTGCGGGAGGAGAGCAGCTACGTCATCACCGAGATCGGGGATGTGCTGCTGGCACGG ttCGAGGGCACGGAGGGCAGCTGGTTCCAGAAGATCTCGGCGCGGTTCTGCAGCCGCCAGTCCTTCGCCCTGGAGCAGCTCAAGGCCAAGCAGCGCAAGGACACACGCTTCAGCCAGTTCATACAG gaggCGGAGAgccagccccgctgccgccggcTGCAGCTGAAGGACATCATCCCCACCGAGATGCAGCGCCTCACCAAGTACCCGCTGCTGCTGCACAACATCACCAAGTGCACCG AGGCCGCGGGCGAGCGGGCCAAGGTGGAGCAGGCGGCCGAGTGCTGCCGCCAGATCCTGAACCACGTCAACCAGGAGGTGCGGGACATGGAGAACCTCATG AAGCTGAAGGACTACCAGCGGCGCCTGGACCTCTCCAACCTGAAGCAGAGCACGGACCCGCTGCTGAGCGAGTTCAAG AACACGGACATCACCAAGAGGAACCTGGTGCACGAGGGGCCGCTGACATGGCGCGTCACCCGGGACAAGGCCGTGG ATGTGCACGTGCTGCTGCTGGACGacctgctggtgctgctgcagcggcaggaggagcggctggtgctgcgCTGCCACAGCCGCACCATCACCCCCGCGCCCGACGGCAAACAGATGCTGAGCCCCATCATCAAGCTCAGCTCCGCCATGACCCGCGAGGTCGCCACag accacAAGGCGTTTTACGTCATCATCAGCTGGGAGAACGGGGCCCAGATCTACGAGCTGGTGGCGCAGACGGTGTCGGAGAGGAAGAA CTGGTGCGCCATGATCAGCGAGACGGCCGGATCCCTCAAGCTGCCGGGGTCCCACCGGGCCAAGACGTcgcggggggggcagagcccccacAGCCCCATCTA TTACCGGGAGCCGCTGCTGAGCAGCTCTGAGAACGGGGGGTCCCTGAAGGAGCCGCTGCCCCTGGATG tgtcgGCACTGAAGCAGCTGCTGCCGCCACCTCCGCcgggggagggggacggggccGCTGCCCCCCCAGAGGACACGTGGGGgcgccccgggccggccccccCCGACGAGGAGCGGCGGGATGCGGGCGACGGGGCCGAGAGCGAGAGCGAGGGCCGGGGTCAGCGCCCCGAGGGGGGGGCAGCAG GGGGCCCCCCCAacggcccccgccccccgccctggGGGTCTCGGCCGGCCGaggctgggggggccccccccgccctggcGCTGCCCCCCCTGGCTCTGCCCCCCCCGCAGGCAGCCTGGCTGggggaggagctgcagggcctGGAGGAGACACTGCAACGGCtgaag GAAATCGAGGAGCAGTTCTGGCAGCTTCAGCACCTCCTGGCCAAGCGCAGCAGCTGCCTCTTCACATGA
- the ARHGEF1 gene encoding rho guanine nucleotide exchange factor 1 isoform X5, whose amino-acid sequence MRPGAPNPPPRGAALGGAVSGTPPRAGAAGGRGVPGTPPPAPDGGGGLGLAPPAGSAATGRAATGRGFLLPGPARPGETPFRRGGGHPEETGPPPLPPRSLGAAPPARRGRGGACHISCPAGSRSPARKQDGGSMEPEEALNGSPAAGARGAGASGVAIIGAEDEDFENDIEPNPDDQNSLFQSLELVRQHPAYLMAFLQHVVLQFDSCPVLCYLHVDMLRRMNPKEGKKQFLEFCHMFLDKAGLLRVPVPHQVQFELDRTRPELLADEVQRRYLQEIQAFQESEICRQLEDFRSKRLMGMTPGEQELAELESYRTRDQGIREAKEKQLAELLLARLEEMHLTISSDEEKSSAIFGAIVTYMKYLGVKTKLGDGKKSKSNFFRKKISGRKADDLQAKARKGFSLPGAALWGRDAHNADFRQNKVPENEADKGLHPEKKGPKAGERMDGGAVRPRGGAAGTPDPPGTAATTTNPPPGEGTEGDPGSDPPGPSELGDPPPRGLCPPEPPAGEQHPPEEGPESESLEPGGPGGGEPPQSFLPPQSEETEPRVAELELEPPAWRQLAPPHALLRLKKSEVKRQEVINELFLTEHAHVRMLRVLLEVFYQPMLREAFFDEQELSNIFPSLEDLVEVHTVFLDSLKKLREESSYVITEIGDVLLARFEGTEGSWFQKISARFCSRQSFALEQLKAKQRKDTRFSQFIQEAESQPRCRRLQLKDIIPTEMQRLTKYPLLLHNITKCTEAAGERAKVEQAAECCRQILNHVNQEVRDMENLMKLKDYQRRLDLSNLKQSTDPLLSEFKNTDITKRNLVHEGPLTWRVTRDKAVDVHVLLLDDLLVLLQRQEERLVLRCHSRTITPAPDGKQMLSPIIKLSSAMTREVATDHKAFYVIISWENGAQIYELVAQTVSERKNWCAMISETAGSLKLPGSHRAKTSRGGQSPHSPIYSYREPLLSSSENGGSLKEPLPLDEREKDGAVEGTEFEGSPEKRGAEQALAELLALRRPPRPGDEGGLAAAALGRVSALKQLLPPPPPGEGDGAAAPPEDTWGRPGPAPPDEERRDAGDGAESESEGRGQRPEGGAAGGPPNGPRPPPWGSRPAEAGGAPPALALPPLALPPPQAAWLGEELQGLEETLQRLKEIEEQFWQLQHLLAKRSSCLFT is encoded by the exons ATGCGCCCCGGCGCCCCGAAcccgcccccccggggggccGCGCTGGGCGGGGCCGTGTCGGGGACCCCGCCCCgagccggggctgccgggggtaGGGGGgtcccggggacccccccccccgccccggacgGGGGGGGCGGGCTCGGCCTCGCTCCTCCCGCAGGAAGCGCCGCGACGGGGCGGGCGGCGACGGGCCGCGGGTTCctgctgcccggcccggcccg CCCGGGGGAGACGCCTttccgccgggggggggggcaccccgaaGAGACGggccccccgccgctgcccccccgctccctgggggccgccccccccgctcgccggggccgggggggggcttgCCACATTTCCTGCCCTGCCGGGAGCCGGTCGCCAGCTCGGAAGCAG gACGGGGGCAGCATGGAGCCCGAGGAGGCCTTGAACGGG AGCCCGGCGGCGGGcgcccgcggggccggcgccTCGGGGGTGGCCATCATCGGGGCCGAGGACGAGGACTTCGAGAACGACATCGAGccg AACCCGGACGACCAGAACAGCCTGTTCCAGAGCCTGGAGCTGGTGCGGCAGCACCCGGCCTATCTCATGGCCTTCCTGCAGCACGTTGTTCTCCAGTTCGACTCCTGCCCCGTG ctctgctaCCTGCACGTGGACATGCTGCGCAGGATGAACCCCAAAGAGGGCAAGAAGCAGTTCCTGGAGTTCTGCCACATGTTCCTGGACAAGGCGGGG CTGCTGCGGGTACCCGTCCCCCACCAGGTGCAGTTCGAGCTGG ACCGGACACGTCCCGAGCTGCTGGCGGACGAGGTGCAGCGACGGTACCTGCAGGAGATCCAGGCCTTCCAGGAGTCCGAGATCTGCCGGCAGCTGGAGGACTTCAG GTCGAAGCGGCTGATGGGGATGACGCCGGGCGAGCAGGAGCTGGCGGAGCTGGAGTCCTACCGCACGCGGGACCAGGGCATCCGCGAGGCCAAGGAGAAGCAGCTggcggagctgctgctggcgcgGCTGGAGGAGATGCA CCTCACCATCTCTTCCGACGAGGAGAAGAG ctccgccATTTTCGGCGCCATCGTCACCTACATGAAGTACCTGGGGGTTAAAACCAAACTGGGAGACGGCAAGAAATCCAAATCCAACTTCTTCCGCAAAAAG ATTTCAGGCAGGAAGGCCGATGACCTGCAGGCCAAGGCGCGGAAGGGCTTCAGCCTGCCGGGGGCCGCCCTCTGGGGCCGGGACGCCCACA ATGCGGATTTCAGGCAAAACAAAGTCCCTGAGAATGAAG ccGACAAGGGGCTGCACCCCGAGAAGAAGGGCCCAAAGGCCGGCGAGAGGATGGACGGGGGGGCAGTGCGGCCCagggggggggcagccgggacccccgacccccccggcacagccgccaccaccaccaaccCCCCGCCGGGGGAGGGCACAGAGGGCGATccag GCTCGGACCCCCCGGGCCCCTCGGagctgggggacccccccccgcggggtctctgcccccccgagccccctgcCGGCGAGCAGCACCCTCCGGAGGAGGGGCCCGAGAGCGAGAG CCTggagccgggggggccgggggggggcgagCCCCCGCAGTCCTTTCTGCCTCCCCAGTCTGAGGAGACTGAGCCGCGCGTGgcggagctggagctggagccgCCGGCCTGGCGGCAGCTCGCCCCCCCCCACGCCCTCCTCAGGCTGAAGAAGAGCGAAGTCAAGCGGCAAGAAGTCATCAACG AGCTGTTCCTGACGGAGCACGCCCATGTGCGCATGCTGCGCGTCCTGCTCGAGGTGTTCTACCAGCCCATGCTGCGCGAGGCCTTCTTTGACGAGCAGGAGCTCTCCAACATCTTCCCCAGCCTGGAGGACCTGGTGGAGGTGCACA CCGTTTTCCTCGACAGCCTGAAGAAGCTGCGGGAGGAGAGCAGCTACGTCATCACCGAGATCGGGGATGTGCTGCTGGCACGG ttCGAGGGCACGGAGGGCAGCTGGTTCCAGAAGATCTCGGCGCGGTTCTGCAGCCGCCAGTCCTTCGCCCTGGAGCAGCTCAAGGCCAAGCAGCGCAAGGACACACGCTTCAGCCAGTTCATACAG gaggCGGAGAgccagccccgctgccgccggcTGCAGCTGAAGGACATCATCCCCACCGAGATGCAGCGCCTCACCAAGTACCCGCTGCTGCTGCACAACATCACCAAGTGCACCG AGGCCGCGGGCGAGCGGGCCAAGGTGGAGCAGGCGGCCGAGTGCTGCCGCCAGATCCTGAACCACGTCAACCAGGAGGTGCGGGACATGGAGAACCTCATG AAGCTGAAGGACTACCAGCGGCGCCTGGACCTCTCCAACCTGAAGCAGAGCACGGACCCGCTGCTGAGCGAGTTCAAG AACACGGACATCACCAAGAGGAACCTGGTGCACGAGGGGCCGCTGACATGGCGCGTCACCCGGGACAAGGCCGTGG ATGTGCACGTGCTGCTGCTGGACGacctgctggtgctgctgcagcggcaggaggagcggctggtgctgcgCTGCCACAGCCGCACCATCACCCCCGCGCCCGACGGCAAACAGATGCTGAGCCCCATCATCAAGCTCAGCTCCGCCATGACCCGCGAGGTCGCCACag accacAAGGCGTTTTACGTCATCATCAGCTGGGAGAACGGGGCCCAGATCTACGAGCTGGTGGCGCAGACGGTGTCGGAGAGGAAGAA CTGGTGCGCCATGATCAGCGAGACGGCCGGATCCCTCAAGCTGCCGGGGTCCCACCGGGCCAAGACGTcgcggggggggcagagcccccacAGCCCCATCTA CAGTTACCGGGAGCCGCTGCTGAGCAGCTCTGAGAACGGGGGGTCCCTGAAGGAGCCGCTGCCCCTGGATG AGCGCGAGAAGGACGGGGCAGTGGAGGGCACCGAGTTCGAGGGGAGCCCCGAGAAGAGAGGGGCAGAGCAGGCGCTGGCCGAGCTGCTGGCCCTGCGCcgacccccccggcccggcgacGAGGGGGGGCTGGCCGCCGCCGCGCTGGGCAGAG tgtcgGCACTGAAGCAGCTGCTGCCGCCACCTCCGCcgggggagggggacggggccGCTGCCCCCCCAGAGGACACGTGGGGgcgccccgggccggccccccCCGACGAGGAGCGGCGGGATGCGGGCGACGGGGCCGAGAGCGAGAGCGAGGGCCGGGGTCAGCGCCCCGAGGGGGGGGCAGCAG GGGGCCCCCCCAacggcccccgccccccgccctggGGGTCTCGGCCGGCCGaggctgggggggccccccccgccctggcGCTGCCCCCCCTGGCTCTGCCCCCCCCGCAGGCAGCCTGGCTGggggaggagctgcagggcctGGAGGAGACACTGCAACGGCtgaag GAAATCGAGGAGCAGTTCTGGCAGCTTCAGCACCTCCTGGCCAAGCGCAGCAGCTGCCTCTTCACATGA
- the ARHGEF1 gene encoding rho guanine nucleotide exchange factor 1 isoform X3, which produces MRPGAPNPPPRGAALGGAVSGTPPRAGAAGGRGVPGTPPPAPDGGGGLGLAPPAGSAATGRAATGRGFLLPGPARPGETPFRRGGGHPEETGPPPLPPRSLGAAPPARRGRGGACHISCPAGSRSPARKQDGGSMEPEEALNGSPAAGARGAGASGVAIIGAEDEDFENDIEPNPDDQNSLFQSLELVRQHPAYLMAFLQHVVLQFDSCPVLCYLHVDMLRRMNPKEGKKQFLEFCHMFLDKAGLLRVPVPHQVQFELDRTRPELLADEVQRRYLQEIQAFQESEICRQLEDFRSKRLMGMTPGEQELAELESYRTRDQGIREAKEKQLAELLLARLEEMHLTISSDEEKSSAIFGAIVTYMKYLGVKTKLGDGKKSKSNFFRKKISGRKADDLQAKARKGFSLPGAALWGRDAHNADFRQNKVPENEADKGLHPEKKGPKAGERMDGGAVRPRGGAAGTPDPPGTAATTTNPPPGEGTEGDPGSDPPGPSELGDPPPRGLCPPEPPAGEQHPPEEGPESERRRIRLPGRLGRSESLRLAERKRSRRAARGTRSDVDLRAAAPPEQGTAPPPRQRPTLEPGGPGGGEPPQSFLPPQSEETEPRVAELELEPPAWRQLAPPHALLRLKKSEVKRQEVINELFLTEHAHVRMLRVLLEVFYQPMLREAFFDEQELSNIFPSLEDLVEVHTVFLDSLKKLREESSYVITEIGDVLLARFEGTEGSWFQKISARFCSRQSFALEQLKAKQRKDTRFSQFIQEAESQPRCRRLQLKDIIPTEMQRLTKYPLLLHNITKCTEAAGERAKVEQAAECCRQILNHVNQEVRDMENLMKLKDYQRRLDLSNLKQSTDPLLSEFKNTDITKRNLVHEGPLTWRVTRDKAVDVHVLLLDDLLVLLQRQEERLVLRCHSRTITPAPDGKQMLSPIIKLSSAMTREVATDHKAFYVIISWENGAQIYELVAQTVSERKNWCAMISETAGSLKLPGSHRAKTSRGGQSPHSPIYSYREPLLSSSENGGSLKEPLPLDVSALKQLLPPPPPGEGDGAAAPPEDTWGRPGPAPPDEERRDAGDGAESESEGRGQRPEGGAAGGPPNGPRPPPWGSRPAEAGGAPPALALPPLALPPPQAAWLGEELQGLEETLQRLKEIEEQFWQLQHLLAKRSSCLFT; this is translated from the exons ATGCGCCCCGGCGCCCCGAAcccgcccccccggggggccGCGCTGGGCGGGGCCGTGTCGGGGACCCCGCCCCgagccggggctgccgggggtaGGGGGgtcccggggacccccccccccgccccggacgGGGGGGGCGGGCTCGGCCTCGCTCCTCCCGCAGGAAGCGCCGCGACGGGGCGGGCGGCGACGGGCCGCGGGTTCctgctgcccggcccggcccg CCCGGGGGAGACGCCTttccgccgggggggggggcaccccgaaGAGACGggccccccgccgctgcccccccgctccctgggggccgccccccccgctcgccggggccgggggggggcttgCCACATTTCCTGCCCTGCCGGGAGCCGGTCGCCAGCTCGGAAGCAG gACGGGGGCAGCATGGAGCCCGAGGAGGCCTTGAACGGG AGCCCGGCGGCGGGcgcccgcggggccggcgccTCGGGGGTGGCCATCATCGGGGCCGAGGACGAGGACTTCGAGAACGACATCGAGccg AACCCGGACGACCAGAACAGCCTGTTCCAGAGCCTGGAGCTGGTGCGGCAGCACCCGGCCTATCTCATGGCCTTCCTGCAGCACGTTGTTCTCCAGTTCGACTCCTGCCCCGTG ctctgctaCCTGCACGTGGACATGCTGCGCAGGATGAACCCCAAAGAGGGCAAGAAGCAGTTCCTGGAGTTCTGCCACATGTTCCTGGACAAGGCGGGG CTGCTGCGGGTACCCGTCCCCCACCAGGTGCAGTTCGAGCTGG ACCGGACACGTCCCGAGCTGCTGGCGGACGAGGTGCAGCGACGGTACCTGCAGGAGATCCAGGCCTTCCAGGAGTCCGAGATCTGCCGGCAGCTGGAGGACTTCAG GTCGAAGCGGCTGATGGGGATGACGCCGGGCGAGCAGGAGCTGGCGGAGCTGGAGTCCTACCGCACGCGGGACCAGGGCATCCGCGAGGCCAAGGAGAAGCAGCTggcggagctgctgctggcgcgGCTGGAGGAGATGCA CCTCACCATCTCTTCCGACGAGGAGAAGAG ctccgccATTTTCGGCGCCATCGTCACCTACATGAAGTACCTGGGGGTTAAAACCAAACTGGGAGACGGCAAGAAATCCAAATCCAACTTCTTCCGCAAAAAG ATTTCAGGCAGGAAGGCCGATGACCTGCAGGCCAAGGCGCGGAAGGGCTTCAGCCTGCCGGGGGCCGCCCTCTGGGGCCGGGACGCCCACA ATGCGGATTTCAGGCAAAACAAAGTCCCTGAGAATGAAG ccGACAAGGGGCTGCACCCCGAGAAGAAGGGCCCAAAGGCCGGCGAGAGGATGGACGGGGGGGCAGTGCGGCCCagggggggggcagccgggacccccgacccccccggcacagccgccaccaccaccaaccCCCCGCCGGGGGAGGGCACAGAGGGCGATccag GCTCGGACCCCCCGGGCCCCTCGGagctgggggacccccccccgcggggtctctgcccccccgagccccctgcCGGCGAGCAGCACCCTCCGGAGGAGGGGCCCGAGAGCGAGAG AAGGCGGATCAG GCTGCCGGGGCGGTTGGGGCGCTCAGAGAGCCTGCGCCTGGCCGAGCGGAAGCGCTCCCGACGCGCCGCACGGGGCACCCGCAGCGACGTCGACCTgcgggcggccgcccccccggaGCAGGgcaccgcgccccccccccgccagcgacCCAC CCTggagccgggggggccgggggggggcgagCCCCCGCAGTCCTTTCTGCCTCCCCAGTCTGAGGAGACTGAGCCGCGCGTGgcggagctggagctggagccgCCGGCCTGGCGGCAGCTCGCCCCCCCCCACGCCCTCCTCAGGCTGAAGAAGAGCGAAGTCAAGCGGCAAGAAGTCATCAACG AGCTGTTCCTGACGGAGCACGCCCATGTGCGCATGCTGCGCGTCCTGCTCGAGGTGTTCTACCAGCCCATGCTGCGCGAGGCCTTCTTTGACGAGCAGGAGCTCTCCAACATCTTCCCCAGCCTGGAGGACCTGGTGGAGGTGCACA CCGTTTTCCTCGACAGCCTGAAGAAGCTGCGGGAGGAGAGCAGCTACGTCATCACCGAGATCGGGGATGTGCTGCTGGCACGG ttCGAGGGCACGGAGGGCAGCTGGTTCCAGAAGATCTCGGCGCGGTTCTGCAGCCGCCAGTCCTTCGCCCTGGAGCAGCTCAAGGCCAAGCAGCGCAAGGACACACGCTTCAGCCAGTTCATACAG gaggCGGAGAgccagccccgctgccgccggcTGCAGCTGAAGGACATCATCCCCACCGAGATGCAGCGCCTCACCAAGTACCCGCTGCTGCTGCACAACATCACCAAGTGCACCG AGGCCGCGGGCGAGCGGGCCAAGGTGGAGCAGGCGGCCGAGTGCTGCCGCCAGATCCTGAACCACGTCAACCAGGAGGTGCGGGACATGGAGAACCTCATG AAGCTGAAGGACTACCAGCGGCGCCTGGACCTCTCCAACCTGAAGCAGAGCACGGACCCGCTGCTGAGCGAGTTCAAG AACACGGACATCACCAAGAGGAACCTGGTGCACGAGGGGCCGCTGACATGGCGCGTCACCCGGGACAAGGCCGTGG ATGTGCACGTGCTGCTGCTGGACGacctgctggtgctgctgcagcggcaggaggagcggctggtgctgcgCTGCCACAGCCGCACCATCACCCCCGCGCCCGACGGCAAACAGATGCTGAGCCCCATCATCAAGCTCAGCTCCGCCATGACCCGCGAGGTCGCCACag accacAAGGCGTTTTACGTCATCATCAGCTGGGAGAACGGGGCCCAGATCTACGAGCTGGTGGCGCAGACGGTGTCGGAGAGGAAGAA CTGGTGCGCCATGATCAGCGAGACGGCCGGATCCCTCAAGCTGCCGGGGTCCCACCGGGCCAAGACGTcgcggggggggcagagcccccacAGCCCCATCTA CAGTTACCGGGAGCCGCTGCTGAGCAGCTCTGAGAACGGGGGGTCCCTGAAGGAGCCGCTGCCCCTGGATG tgtcgGCACTGAAGCAGCTGCTGCCGCCACCTCCGCcgggggagggggacggggccGCTGCCCCCCCAGAGGACACGTGGGGgcgccccgggccggccccccCCGACGAGGAGCGGCGGGATGCGGGCGACGGGGCCGAGAGCGAGAGCGAGGGCCGGGGTCAGCGCCCCGAGGGGGGGGCAGCAG GGGGCCCCCCCAacggcccccgccccccgccctggGGGTCTCGGCCGGCCGaggctgggggggccccccccgccctggcGCTGCCCCCCCTGGCTCTGCCCCCCCCGCAGGCAGCCTGGCTGggggaggagctgcagggcctGGAGGAGACACTGCAACGGCtgaag GAAATCGAGGAGCAGTTCTGGCAGCTTCAGCACCTCCTGGCCAAGCGCAGCAGCTGCCTCTTCACATGA